A single window of Methylomarinum sp. Ch1-1 DNA harbors:
- a CDS encoding metalloregulator ArsR/SmtB family transcription factor: MLTPVQFFKCLSDDTRLRCVTLLHREGKLCVCELTTALDLSQPKISRHLALLRQSGLLLDSREGQWVYYRINPDLPGWAYPLLDEALAAVQASEPFRNDLERLQRMEGRPELAVCC; encoded by the coding sequence AAATGCCTTTCCGACGATACGCGTCTTCGCTGCGTGACGCTGTTGCATCGGGAAGGCAAGCTGTGCGTCTGCGAGTTGACGACTGCGCTGGACTTGTCGCAGCCGAAAATCTCCCGGCATTTGGCTTTGCTGCGTCAATCCGGATTGCTGCTCGACAGCCGCGAAGGACAATGGGTTTATTACCGAATCAACCCGGATTTGCCGGGCTGGGCTTATCCGCTGCTCGACGAGGCATTGGCGGCGGTGCAAGCGAGCGAACCTTTCAGAAACGATCTGGAACGGTTGCAGCGCATGGAAGGTCGTCCGGAACTGGCGGTGTGCTGCTAA
- a CDS encoding ArsI/CadI family heavy metal resistance metalloenzyme, with amino-acid sequence MKRLHIHLSVDNLEKNISFYSTLFGCEPTVKHDDYAKWMLDDPRVNFAISNRSQQLGLDHLGLQAENEQELAAIKQQLDATQAPVEAQQDAACCYARSDKYWITDPQGIAWESFHSLSEIPTFNDAKAVSDGENPFACRPAEKSTSSCCPSPTPENTDSSCCG; translated from the coding sequence ATGAAAAGACTACACATCCATCTATCGGTCGACAATCTGGAAAAAAATATCTCCTTTTACAGCACGCTATTCGGCTGCGAACCGACCGTAAAACACGACGACTACGCGAAATGGATGCTCGACGATCCGCGCGTCAATTTCGCGATCTCCAACCGCAGTCAACAGCTCGGTCTCGATCATTTAGGTCTTCAGGCCGAGAACGAGCAGGAACTGGCGGCGATCAAGCAACAACTCGACGCGACCCAAGCGCCGGTCGAGGCCCAGCAAGACGCGGCCTGCTGTTATGCGCGCTCCGACAAATACTGGATCACCGACCCGCAAGGCATCGCCTGGGAATCTTTTCATTCGCTGAGCGAGATTCCGACCTTCAACGATGCAAAAGCCGTTTCCGACGGCGAAAATCCGTTCGCCTGCCGCCCGGCCGAAAAGTCGACGTCGAGCTGCTGCCCCAGTCCTACGCCTGAAAATACCGATTCATCGTGCTGCGGATAA
- a CDS encoding permease — protein sequence MNTFWKDEWKPLTLITAVFILCFYLPVETLQDSKRLADSFWESLYLVRWYAQEHVLLCLIPAFIIAGAISVFISQGAVMKYLGVQANKVLAYGVASVSGTLLAVCSCTVLPLFAGIYKRGAGLGPAIAFLYSGPAINVLAIVLTAKVLGAELGIARAIGAIVFSIVIGLLMSLIFRKEEQAKAASGLVMPTEDENRPLWQNAVFFFVMVAILVFANWGQPMETSGLWYGLYAAKWWLTGLFGLLFAVLLTSWFNLKSAWVTLVAIIVAALAFVFPEQPLAAFSAAVIGFTVLTSSAQDEAGDWFASSWDFAKLILPLLLIGVLIAGFLLGRPGHEAMLPSDWITRAVGGNSFSANLLASVAGAFMYFATLTEVPILQGLIGNGMGQGPSLALLLAGPALSLPNLLVIRTVMGNAKTLVFLSLVVVMATASGMFYGFLMGN from the coding sequence ATGAATACATTCTGGAAAGACGAATGGAAACCGCTGACGTTGATCACGGCGGTATTCATCCTGTGTTTTTATCTGCCGGTCGAAACGTTACAGGATTCCAAACGTCTGGCCGATTCGTTCTGGGAGTCCTTGTATCTGGTGCGCTGGTATGCGCAGGAGCATGTGCTGCTGTGTCTGATTCCGGCGTTCATCATCGCCGGCGCGATTTCGGTGTTCATCAGTCAGGGCGCGGTGATGAAATACCTGGGCGTCCAAGCCAATAAAGTTTTGGCCTATGGCGTCGCTTCGGTTTCCGGCACCTTGCTGGCGGTGTGTTCTTGCACCGTGTTGCCGTTGTTCGCTGGCATTTATAAACGGGGCGCCGGTTTAGGACCTGCGATCGCTTTCTTGTATTCGGGGCCCGCGATCAATGTATTGGCGATCGTGCTGACCGCCAAGGTACTGGGCGCGGAGCTGGGTATCGCGCGGGCGATCGGCGCCATTGTCTTCAGCATCGTGATCGGCTTGCTGATGAGCCTGATTTTCCGCAAGGAAGAACAGGCCAAGGCAGCCTCAGGTCTGGTCATGCCTACCGAAGATGAAAACCGCCCACTCTGGCAAAACGCCGTGTTCTTTTTCGTGATGGTTGCGATTCTGGTGTTTGCCAACTGGGGCCAGCCGATGGAAACGAGCGGCCTGTGGTATGGGCTTTATGCCGCTAAATGGTGGCTGACCGGCCTGTTCGGTTTGCTGTTTGCCGTGTTGCTGACGAGTTGGTTCAACTTGAAATCGGCCTGGGTGACGCTGGTCGCCATCATCGTCGCGGCGCTGGCTTTCGTGTTTCCCGAGCAGCCGCTGGCGGCGTTCAGCGCCGCAGTGATCGGCTTTACCGTGTTGACGTCTTCGGCGCAGGACGAGGCCGGCGATTGGTTCGCTTCCAGTTGGGATTTCGCCAAGTTGATTCTGCCGCTGTTGTTGATTGGCGTGCTGATCGCCGGTTTCCTGCTCGGCCGGCCCGGCCACGAAGCGATGCTTCCGTCGGATTGGATTACGCGCGCGGTTGGCGGCAATTCGTTCTCGGCGAACCTCTTGGCGTCCGTGGCCGGCGCTTTCATGTATTTCGCAACCCTGACCGAAGTGCCGATCCTGCAAGGCCTGATCGGCAACGGCATGGGCCAGGGCCCTTCGTTGGCGTTGTTGTTGGCGGGCCCCGCCTTATCGCTGCCGAATCTGCTGGTGATTCGAACCGTGATGGGCAATGCGAAAACCCTGGTGTTCTTATCGCTGGTGGTCGTCATGGCGACGGCCTCCGGCATGTTTTACGGATTTTTGATGGGGAATTGA
- a CDS encoding thioredoxin family protein — protein MKKLQILGMGCKKCHLLTEHAEAAAKQLGIEYEIEKVTDIDTITDMGVMATPALAIDGAVVLSGKTSSPEEIKTILQNLN, from the coding sequence ATGAAAAAATTACAAATATTAGGTATGGGCTGTAAAAAATGTCATTTGCTGACCGAGCACGCCGAGGCGGCCGCCAAACAATTGGGCATCGAATACGAAATCGAAAAAGTGACCGATATCGATACGATCACCGACATGGGGGTGATGGCGACGCCGGCGCTGGCGATCGACGGCGCGGTGGTTCTGTCCGGCAAGACCTCGTCGCCCGAGGAAATCAAAACGATCTTACAAAATCTAAACTAA
- a CDS encoding arsenate reductase ArsC, protein MLNVFVICTGNSCRSVIGEALFNHHGQGRIRAFSAGSHPIGRINQGALATLKRHRLPTEGYQSQSWEDFEHQPMDIVITVCDSAHGETCPVYLTKAVRAHWGVSDPGHVEGSEEEKIAAFEQTFATLELRVKTMLELPLETISRDELTRKLNEIGQLTA, encoded by the coding sequence ATGTTGAATGTATTTGTGATTTGTACCGGCAATTCCTGCCGCAGTGTCATAGGCGAAGCCCTGTTCAATCATCACGGCCAGGGCCGCATCCGGGCCTTTTCGGCCGGCAGTCATCCGATCGGCCGGATCAACCAGGGCGCACTGGCGACGCTGAAACGCCATCGTCTGCCGACCGAAGGCTATCAAAGCCAGTCATGGGAAGACTTCGAGCATCAACCGATGGATATCGTGATTACGGTTTGCGACAGTGCGCACGGCGAAACCTGTCCGGTCTATCTGACCAAGGCGGTGCGGGCGCATTGGGGCGTGTCCGATCCGGGCCATGTCGAAGGCAGCGAGGAAGAAAAAATCGCCGCCTTCGAGCAAACCTTCGCGACGCTGGAATTACGCGTCAAGACCATGCTGGAATTGCCGTTGGAAACGATATCGCGCGATGAATTGACCCGGAAACTCAACGAAATCGGCCAATTGACGGCTTGA
- the arsB gene encoding ACR3 family arsenite efflux transporter, translating to MTEKTHDIGFFERYLTLWVALCIVAGIVLGAFAPEFAKTLDSMSIDVNGAPVVSIPIAVCLFFMMYPIMVKIDFAEVVKAGKSIKPVSLTLFVNWAIKPFTMYGIAYLFLGVLFQQLIGADAVDLVKMPFGLDLPVGSEYGSGTVVLQDGVKMLEVPLWRSYLAGCILLGVAPCTAMVLVWGYLARGNAGHTLVMVAINSLVMLVLYGLIGGFLLGVGELPVPWEALLLSIGIYVALPLLAGYYSRKWVIAHKGLLWFEQKFLHLLTPITIIALLLTLILLFSFKGDVITANPLTILWIAIPLTIQTVLIFAITYLAAKLWGFSYENAAPSAMIGASNHFEVAIATAVMLFGLSSGAALATVVGVLIEVPLMLALVGFCKKTKGWFSVAEETGADWGSPVEPAGIAIELPSREEIHAAYEKGEAAVVDLIERIGARTDGSK from the coding sequence ATGACCGAAAAAACACACGATATCGGCTTCTTCGAACGTTATTTGACACTGTGGGTGGCGCTGTGTATCGTCGCCGGCATTGTGCTCGGCGCGTTCGCGCCGGAATTCGCGAAGACGCTGGACAGCATGAGCATCGATGTCAATGGCGCGCCGGTGGTGTCGATTCCGATCGCCGTCTGCCTGTTCTTCATGATGTATCCGATCATGGTCAAGATCGACTTCGCCGAGGTGGTCAAAGCCGGCAAAAGCATCAAGCCGGTGTCGCTGACCCTGTTCGTCAATTGGGCGATCAAACCGTTCACCATGTATGGAATCGCCTATCTATTTTTAGGCGTGCTGTTTCAGCAGTTGATCGGCGCCGATGCGGTCGATCTGGTCAAGATGCCGTTCGGTCTGGATTTACCGGTCGGCAGCGAGTATGGCTCCGGCACGGTCGTGTTGCAAGACGGCGTCAAGATGCTTGAAGTGCCGCTCTGGCGTAGCTATCTGGCCGGTTGCATCTTGTTGGGCGTGGCGCCCTGTACCGCGATGGTGCTGGTTTGGGGCTATCTGGCGCGCGGTAATGCCGGTCACACGCTGGTGATGGTCGCGATCAATTCGTTGGTGATGCTGGTGTTGTATGGCCTGATCGGCGGCTTTTTGCTCGGCGTCGGTGAATTGCCGGTGCCTTGGGAAGCGCTGCTACTGTCGATCGGTATTTATGTCGCGCTGCCGCTGCTTGCGGGCTACTATTCGCGCAAATGGGTCATCGCCCACAAGGGCCTGCTTTGGTTCGAACAGAAATTCTTGCATCTGCTGACGCCGATTACCATCATCGCATTGTTGCTGACCTTGATTCTGTTGTTCTCGTTCAAGGGCGACGTGATCACCGCGAATCCGTTGACGATTCTGTGGATTGCGATACCGCTGACGATTCAGACCGTGTTGATCTTTGCGATTACCTATCTGGCCGCGAAATTGTGGGGTTTCAGTTATGAAAACGCCGCGCCGTCGGCGATGATCGGCGCGTCGAATCATTTCGAGGTCGCGATCGCGACCGCCGTGATGTTGTTCGGCTTATCATCCGGCGCGGCGCTGGCCACCGTGGTCGGCGTCTTGATCGAAGTGCCGTTGATGCTGGCCTTGGTCGGTTTCTGCAAAAAAACGAAAGGCTGGTTTTCCGTCGCCGAAGAAACCGGGGCGGATTGGGGCAGCCCGGTCGAACCCGCAGGAATTGCTATCGAGTTACCTTCTCGCGAAGAAATTCATGCGGCTTACGAAAAAGGCGAAGCGGCGGTCGTGGACCTGATCGAGCGGATCGGAGCGCGAACCGACGGCTCGAAATGA
- a CDS encoding class I SAM-dependent methyltransferase: protein MISQTVTNVMHSDEAKTKAAMAYNAAADHFDHPVSSFWHRFGRRTIERLDLQPGERVLDVCSGSGGSALPAAVRVGADGAVVAVDLAGRLIDLARAKAEDQRLNNIEFRVDDMLALGYPDHSFDAVVCVFGIFFVPDMSEAVRELWRMVKPGGRLAITTWGPNLFEPANGAFWESIAGECPDLHRAFNPWDRISEPDGLRQMLAEAGVHEVDILAESGAHPLNGPEDWWKIAMGSGYRGTLEQLDADTFERVRQGNLSRLLEQRVAEIETNVIYALATKD from the coding sequence ATGATTAGTCAAACCGTGACTAACGTCATGCACAGTGATGAGGCAAAAACCAAAGCCGCGATGGCCTACAATGCCGCCGCCGATCATTTCGACCATCCGGTCAGTTCGTTTTGGCACCGCTTTGGCCGACGCACTATCGAAAGACTCGATTTACAACCGGGTGAACGCGTACTGGATGTGTGTTCCGGCAGCGGCGGCTCGGCACTGCCGGCGGCAGTTCGGGTTGGTGCGGACGGCGCCGTGGTGGCGGTCGATCTCGCCGGACGCCTGATCGATCTGGCCAGAGCCAAGGCCGAAGACCAGCGCCTGAACAACATCGAATTTCGGGTCGACGACATGCTGGCGTTGGGCTATCCCGATCACAGTTTCGATGCGGTTGTTTGCGTATTCGGCATTTTCTTCGTGCCGGACATGAGCGAGGCGGTCAGGGAATTATGGCGTATGGTCAAACCGGGTGGTCGGCTGGCTATCACCACCTGGGGGCCGAATTTGTTCGAGCCGGCCAACGGCGCTTTCTGGGAATCCATTGCCGGCGAATGCCCCGATCTGCATCGAGCCTTCAATCCCTGGGATCGCATCTCGGAACCGGACGGATTGAGACAGATGCTGGCCGAAGCCGGTGTACATGAGGTTGACATCCTGGCCGAATCCGGCGCGCATCCATTGAACGGACCGGAAGACTGGTGGAAGATCGCGATGGGCAGCGGCTATCGGGGTACCTTGGAGCAACTGGATGCGGATACGTTCGAGCGTGTGCGCCAAGGCAATTTGTCCCGCCTTCTTGAACAGCGAGTGGCGGAGATCGAAACCAACGTCATTTACGCGCTGGCCACTAAAGATTGA
- a CDS encoding NAD(P)/FAD-dependent oxidoreductase, with translation MPSRYRRNKQPLRLVIIGGGYAGLSALITLRHRAPDAEITLIDPRPCHLLVTRLHETVRKPLQDIQIPFQTLARRFNFVHIQQAIPFDEAQLQTWKAKKSIRLGEQSLAFDYLLMAVGTQPDSTSSADGVFDLDSLSRHSLNTEIDSLLAAPGKLKKHFNVIGAGPSGIQFCFELAHRLANSGADYQINLIDGHDTLLPLFPAAVGRYVQKRLDQRGIRLLTGQFYRGLDDQTLLFEHAHSGEQSSLPSDLTLLLLGKKPRLCLHANSSGQILLGNQVLSHLFTAGDCSHYDELGSNLLTSQAAIRKGKAAANNILLNAGALRFCLPYMHQELGYLLSLGPDDAVGWVVSKNNIISGLPAYLAKQATETQYDLFLSGIDSYLL, from the coding sequence GTGCCCAGCCGCTACCGCAGAAACAAACAACCTCTCAGGCTAGTCATTATCGGCGGCGGCTATGCCGGCTTATCGGCATTGATCACGCTGAGACACCGCGCCCCTGATGCCGAAATTACCCTGATCGACCCTCGCCCCTGTCATCTGCTGGTCACCCGTCTGCATGAAACGGTGCGCAAGCCGCTGCAGGACATCCAGATCCCCTTCCAAACATTGGCCCGGCGTTTCAATTTTGTTCATATCCAACAAGCGATCCCCTTCGATGAGGCGCAACTGCAAACTTGGAAGGCGAAAAAAAGCATCCGACTCGGTGAGCAATCGTTAGCGTTCGATTATCTGTTGATGGCGGTCGGCACCCAGCCTGATTCAACTTCTTCTGCAGACGGCGTTTTTGATCTCGATAGCTTGAGCCGGCATAGCCTGAACACCGAGATCGATAGTCTGCTCGCCGCTCCCGGCAAGCTGAAAAAACATTTCAATGTCATCGGCGCCGGGCCTTCCGGCATCCAGTTTTGTTTCGAACTGGCTCACCGGCTTGCCAACAGTGGCGCCGATTATCAAATCAACCTGATAGACGGCCATGATACGCTGCTGCCTCTTTTCCCGGCAGCCGTCGGACGCTATGTTCAAAAACGTCTGGATCAACGAGGCATACGCTTGTTGACCGGTCAATTTTATCGAGGCTTGGACGATCAAACGTTGCTGTTCGAGCATGCCCACAGCGGCGAACAATCCTCCCTGCCCTCGGACCTGACCTTATTACTGCTCGGAAAAAAACCACGGCTATGCTTACACGCCAACAGTTCCGGTCAAATTTTGCTCGGTAACCAAGTTCTAAGCCATCTGTTTACCGCCGGTGACTGTTCGCATTATGATGAGCTGGGTTCGAACCTGCTGACTTCGCAAGCGGCGATCCGTAAGGGCAAGGCGGCCGCCAACAACATTTTACTCAACGCGGGGGCCCTGCGTTTCTGCCTGCCCTATATGCATCAGGAACTCGGCTATCTATTGAGTCTGGGCCCCGATGACGCGGTCGGCTGGGTCGTCAGCAAAAACAATATCATCAGTGGCCTGCCGGCCTATTTGGCCAAACAAGCCACCGAAACGCAATACGACCTATTCTTGTCGGGTATCGACAGTTATCTGCTTTAA